Proteins found in one Salvelinus alpinus chromosome 11, SLU_Salpinus.1, whole genome shotgun sequence genomic segment:
- the LOC139533288 gene encoding cilia- and flagella-associated protein 251-like, translated as MIPIEDSVRETDPWSDLRPERLRETPTADEEEAEELTATHPEERREEEGRSEEGLTPETESEKWRIEEEKGAAEQEGHEEERGMEEERTLVGGLDYREQKRFKNWEIEADEEHEKEEERRDNGEGRHEEGIRSDDEERDGKEQRSYGGEEKLEENLRVGEVKEPSVDQSEGDY; from the coding sequence ATGATCCCCATAGAAGACTCAGTCAGAGAAACAGATCCCTGGTCAGACTTGAGAcctgagagactgagggagacccCAACAGCAGATGAAGAGGAGGCTGAAGAACTCACTGCAACCCACcctgaagagaggagggaggaagaggggaggagcgaGGAAGGACTAACTCCAGAGACTGAATCTGAGAagtggagaatagaggaggagaagggggcagCAGAGCAGGAAGGCCATGAGGAAGAgcgagggatggaggaagagagaacgCTGGTTGGAGGGCTTGATTACAGAGAGCAGAAGAGATTTAAAAATTGGGAGATAGAAGCTGATGAGGAACatgaaaaggaggaggagagaagagataatGGAGAGGGGAGACATGAAGAAGGGATTAGATCAgatgatgaggagagagatggtaaGGAACAGAGATcatatggaggagaggagaaactaGAGGAAAACCTGAGAGTTGGGGAAGTTAAAGAACCCAGTGTAGATCAAAGCGAGGGAGACTACTGA
- the LOC139533820 gene encoding extracellular matrix protein 2-like produces the protein MDTQPVNQAINEPMSPPPAAMPVPLYDVTPPPATQHGPPPVSPSTSSEVPESATHALDQPASHIQDPAPEAEEAISLVDSELIMVQSVTDSSQTNLREGESFVSQAMEVKVGPIIKVSINDNQTERNSIVFLKETENTVKQLKSTTKPKQEKPTAKELQPTAKPKEMTKPTAKELQPTAKPKEMTKPTAKELQPTAKPKEMTKPTAKELQPTVKPKEMTKPTAKELQPTAKPKEMTKPTAKELQPTAKPKEMTKPTAKELQPTVKPKEMTKPTAKELQPTAKPKEMTKPTAKELQPTAKPKEMTKPTAKPKVTVQTNATPKTQQTNSTPKTQQTNHTPKTQQTKPTPKTLQTKPKPKTQQTEPTAKPAVPKHTMKLTQTTKNLKTKTGKHQKKDKINERKGKPLKKDNKTKETKQEKKEGTNPAYFPYFKDNYCPPDCACYGRVVQCSDKGVEKVPYGIPYNSRYVLLMNNRIDSIQLDMLNEYLSMEFLVLSNNRLTDGSIEGAFEGIPALRRLYLDRNLLESVPTDLPASLEELRLDNNRLNVMSEGAWAHCPSLLVLSLSNNSLGNGNDTLPASVLSPLGSLRTLSLDRNRLASVPLGLPLSIRELYLRGNLIQKFPGEAFMGTSELVILDLSANRLTNHGLLRESLVNATHLENLNLECNQLKKVPRHLPSSLKTLNLEGNLISSVGKASFLHLPHLEHLGLASNKIARVASGAFRALPVLHQLDLCHNGLRQVPRQLPRGLHSVALTHNKIHSVPRDAFCWGGSDPGLSSLVLVQLEHNLIDLGHLDAKAFHCLRGFQVVHFY, from the exons ATGGACACTCAACCTGTCAATCAAGCTATCAACGAACCCATGTCCCCTCCCCCTGCAGCTATGCCTGTTCCACTTTATGATGTCACTCCTCCACCTGCCACTCAACATGGCCCTCCCCCAGTTTCACCCTCTACCTCCTCTGAAGTTCCAGAGTCTGCCACTCATGCTCTCGATCAACCTGCCAGTCATATCCAAGACCCGGCTCCAGAGGCAGAGGAGGCCATCTCATTGGTGGACAGTGAGCTCATTATGGTTCAGAGTGTGACTGACAGCTCCCAGACCAATCTCAGGGAGGGGGAGAGTTTTGTTTCGCAGGCGATGGAGGTCAAAGTTGGCCCAATTATCAAGGTTTCAATCAACGACAATCAGACTGAGAGGAACAGCATTGTCTTTCTCAAAGAGACAGAAAATACAGTCAAGCAGCTAAAGTCTACAACCAAACCAAAACAGGAAAAACCCACAGCCAAGGAACTGCAACCTACAGCCAAACCAAAAGAAATGACAAAACCCACAGCCAAGGAACTGCAACCTACAGCCAAACCAAAAGAGATGACAAAACCCACAGCCAAGGAACTGCAACCTACAGCCAAACCAAAAGAGATGACAAAACCCACAGCCAAGGAACTGCAACCTACAGTCAAACCAAAAGAGATGACAAAACCCACAGCCAAGGAACTGCAACCTACAGCCAAACCAAAAGAGATGACAAAACCCACAGCCAAGGAACTGCAACCTACAGCCAAACCAAAAGAGATGACAAAACCCACAGCCAAGGAACTGCAACCTACAGTCAAACCAAAAGAGATGACAAAACCCACAGCCAAGGAACTGCAACCTACAGCCAAACCAAAAGAGATGACAAAACCAACAGCCAAGGAACTGCAACCTACAGCCAAACCAAAAGAGATGACAAAACCAACAGCCAAACCCAAAGTGACGGTACAGACAAACGCCACACCCAAAACACAACAGACAAACTCCACACCCAAAACACAACAGACAAACCATACACCCAAAACACAACAGACAAAACCTACACCCAAAACACTACAGACAAAACCTAAACCCAAAACACAACAGACAGAACCTACAGCCAAACCAGCAGTGCCAAAACACACAATGAAGCTGACACAGACTACCAAGAATCTCAAGACAAAGACAGGGAAACATCAAAAGAAAGACAAAATAAATGAGAGGAAAGGTAAACCTCTAAAAAAGGACAACAAAACCAAAGAGACAAAACAGGAGAAGAAGGAGGGCACAAATCCGGCATACTTCCCCTACTTCAAAGACAACTACTGTCCCCCGGATTGTGCCTGCTATGGACG AGTGGTCCAGTGTTCCGACAAGGGGGTGGAGAAGGTTCCGTACGGCATCCCTTATAACTCCCGCTACGTCCTCCTGATGAACAACCGCATCGACAGCATTCAGCTGGACATGCTCAATGAGTACCTGTCCATGGAGTTCCTGGTGCTCAGCAACAACCGGCTGACAGACGGCTCCATCGAGGGGGCCTTCGAGGGCATCCCGGCCCTGAGGCGGCTCTACCTGGACCGGAACCTACTGGAGAGTGTGCCCACAGACCTGCCCGCCTCCCTGGAAGAGCTGCGTCTGGATAACAACCGGCTTAATGTGATGTCGGAGGGGGCCTGGGCCCACTGCCCCAGCCTGCTGGTCCTCAGCCTGAGCAACAACagcctggggaatgggaatgaTACTCTCCCCGCCAGTGTGCTCTCACCTCTGGGCAGTCTGCGCACCCTCAGCCTGGACCGCAACCGGCTGGCCTCGGTGCCTCTGGGCTTACCGCTATCTATCAGGGAGTTGTACCTCCGTGGCAACCTTATCCAGAAGTTCCCAGGGGAGGCCTTCATGGGTACCTCAGAGCTGGTGATTCTGGATCTGAGCGCTAACCGGCTAACCAACCATGGCCTGCTCAGGGAGTCCCTCGTCAACGCCACCCACTTGGAGAACCTCAACTTAGAATGCAACCAGCTCAAGAAGGTACCCCGccacctcccctcttccctcaAAACCCTGAACCTGGAGGGCAACCTCATCTCCTCCGTGGGCAAAGCCTCCTTCCTCCACCTCCCCCACCTGGAGCACCTGGGCCTTGCCAGTAACAAGATAGCCAGGGTAGCCTCGGGGGCCTTCAGGGCGCTGCCCGTCCTGCACCAGCTGGACCTGTGTCACAACGGCCTGAGACAGGTGCCCAGGCAGCTGCCCCGGGGGCTACACTCGGTGGCACTCACACACAACAAGATCCACTCAGTGCCCCGCGACGCCTTCTGCTGGGGGGGTTCAGACCCCGGCCTCAGCAGCCTGGTGCTGGTGCAGCTGGAGCACAACCTCATAGACCTGGGCCACCTGGACGCAAAAGCCTTCCACTGCCTCAGAGGCTTCCAGGTGGTACACTTCTACTGA